In the genome of Candidatus Reidiella endopervernicosa, one region contains:
- the cmoB gene encoding tRNA 5-methoxyuridine(34)/uridine 5-oxyacetic acid(34) synthase CmoB: protein MNFSPFGYEHLFAWMADSSLAHWLDSVPQKSEDKLARHGDLPRWLAALEALPKLSPSHIDLSKACIEIGYGNELTEATRKEIRETLLAFHPWRKGPFCPYGIHIDTEWRSDWKWARIEDAIDLKEKTVLDVGSGNGYYGWRMLGAGAERVIGIDPTISYVMQYTAMRHFIGERAMHILPLKLDEIPEGNKSFDTVFSMGVIYHRKDHMEHIEQLIQHLKPGGQLIIEGLVIECHQGELLHPNGRYAKMKNVHTLPSPATLMLWLEKAGLSNIELIDVSPTTADEQRRTEWMHFESMANYLDPDNPNKTVEGHPAPIRAIVSASL from the coding sequence ATGAATTTTTCACCGTTCGGTTATGAACACCTGTTTGCGTGGATGGCAGACTCATCACTTGCGCACTGGCTCGATAGCGTGCCACAGAAGTCTGAGGATAAATTAGCCCGTCACGGTGACCTGCCACGCTGGTTGGCCGCACTGGAGGCGCTACCCAAACTCTCCCCTTCACACATCGATCTGAGCAAAGCCTGTATCGAGATCGGTTACGGCAATGAGTTGACTGAAGCGACTCGAAAGGAGATTCGCGAAACGTTGCTGGCATTCCATCCATGGCGCAAAGGTCCCTTCTGCCCCTACGGCATCCATATCGACACCGAGTGGCGCTCGGACTGGAAGTGGGCGCGCATTGAGGATGCAATCGACCTCAAAGAAAAAACCGTGCTTGATGTCGGCTCCGGCAACGGCTATTACGGTTGGCGCATGCTGGGTGCCGGGGCCGAGCGAGTGATCGGCATCGATCCAACCATCAGTTACGTGATGCAGTACACCGCCATGCGCCATTTTATTGGTGAACGGGCAATGCACATATTACCGCTTAAACTTGACGAGATACCCGAAGGCAACAAGAGCTTCGACACTGTCTTTTCGATGGGCGTTATCTATCATCGCAAAGATCACATGGAACACATCGAGCAACTCATACAGCACCTTAAACCAGGCGGCCAGTTAATCATTGAGGGACTGGTAATTGAATGTCATCAAGGTGAGTTGCTCCACCCCAACGGACGTTACGCCAAGATGAAAAACGTCCACACTCTACCCTCCCCTGCCACATTGATGTTATGGCTGGAGAAGGCTGGGCTCTCAAACATAGAGCTCATTGATGTCAGTCCCACCACGGCTGATGAGCAGCGTCGTACCGAGTGGATGCACTTTGAATCGATGGCCAACTATCTCGATCCAGACAATCCAAACAAAACCGTAGAGGGCCATCCAGCACCAATTCGTGCCATCGTTTCCGCCTCGCTTTAA
- a CDS encoding DUF411 domain-containing protein produces MFLLSSSLLTTAEATEINIYNSPSCGCCYGWSAHMENNGYTVTSHNQHNMQPIKNVLGIPTEVQSCHTAKIGGYIIEGHVPASDIKRLLVERPEIRGLAVPGMPMGSPGMEGSRKDAYNVVTIEKNGESRIYASH; encoded by the coding sequence ATGTTTCTTCTCTCTTCGTCACTACTCACCACAGCAGAGGCCACAGAAATCAACATCTACAATAGTCCAAGCTGTGGTTGCTGTTACGGCTGGTCTGCACATATGGAAAATAATGGCTATACCGTCACCAGCCACAACCAGCACAATATGCAGCCGATAAAAAATGTGCTTGGCATACCGACTGAAGTCCAGTCGTGTCATACGGCCAAGATTGGAGGCTATATTATTGAAGGGCATGTGCCCGCGAGCGACATCAAACGTTTGTTAGTAGAGCGTCCAGAGATTCGCGGACTCGCCGTACCAGGAATGCCGATGGGCTCTCCTGGCATGGAGGGCAGTAGAAAAGATGCCTATAACGTAGTCACCATTGAGAAAAACGGAGAGAGCCGTATATACGCCAGCCACTAG
- a CDS encoding S49 family peptidase, translating to MFNKIEKNVADQNSEGWERDLLNRLAFASINEQRRARRWGIFFKLLLVLYLVGLLFLSVPSLQEGATLKDEKHTALVELEGVIAAGSKASADNIVTGLRDAFEDENTAGVILRINSPGGSPVQSGYINDEIVRLREKYPDTPFYAVISDICASGGYYVAVAADEIYADKASIVGSIGVIMNGFGFVNTLDNLGVERRLYTAGEHKGFLDPFSPENEDEVAHIETLLTDIHGQFIDTVKTGRGERLKENDKLFSGLLWTGAQAVEMGLVDKLGSAGYVAREVIGEADIVDFTPKETLLKRFSDRLGSSMANAITNQVGGLKLQ from the coding sequence ATGTTTAACAAGATCGAGAAGAACGTGGCGGATCAGAATAGTGAGGGGTGGGAGCGGGATCTGCTCAATCGTCTCGCCTTTGCATCGATCAATGAGCAGCGACGTGCCAGACGCTGGGGGATCTTCTTCAAACTATTGTTGGTGCTCTATCTGGTGGGGCTACTGTTCCTCTCGGTACCATCGTTGCAGGAGGGCGCTACGCTAAAAGACGAGAAGCATACCGCTCTGGTAGAGCTAGAGGGTGTGATCGCGGCGGGTAGCAAGGCGAGTGCCGACAACATCGTCACCGGACTGCGTGATGCCTTCGAGGATGAGAACACCGCCGGTGTGATTCTGCGTATCAACAGTCCCGGTGGCAGCCCGGTACAGTCGGGTTATATCAACGATGAGATCGTGCGCCTACGCGAGAAGTACCCCGATACTCCCTTCTATGCGGTTATTTCCGATATCTGTGCCTCGGGAGGCTATTACGTTGCCGTAGCTGCAGATGAGATTTACGCTGACAAGGCGAGCATTGTTGGATCGATCGGTGTGATCATGAACGGCTTTGGTTTTGTGAACACGCTCGACAATCTTGGTGTTGAACGCCGACTCTATACTGCTGGCGAGCATAAAGGTTTCCTCGATCCCTTCTCTCCTGAGAATGAGGATGAGGTGGCTCATATAGAGACACTACTGACCGATATTCACGGTCAGTTTATCGACACGGTGAAAACGGGGCGCGGTGAGCGTCTGAAAGAGAACGATAAACTCTTCTCGGGTCTACTCTGGACCGGTGCTCAAGCGGTTGAGATGGGACTGGTTGATAAGCTTGGTAGCGCGGGTTATGTGGCACGCGAGGTGATTGGCGAGGCAGATATTGTTGACTTCACACCCAAGGAGACGCTGTTAAAGCGCTTCAGTGATCGTCTTGGAAGCTCTATGGCTAATGCCATCACTAATCAGGTAGGTGGTCTGAAGCTTCAGTAG
- a CDS encoding HAD family hydrolase — protein sequence MMRSRSQSKHHWMVNYSSWLIDSMTMNSYKLLIFDWDGTLMDSVDQILYCMRAAIGDLELEPRTGQQIRDIIGLGLHEAVETLYPGREPEFAQVMADRYRHHFLSADVTVADLFDDVDILLEQLRSSGYLLAVATGKGRTGLDKVLNETGMGAHFHTTRCSDETRSKPHPLMLEQIMNELDCLPEQTLMIGDSEFDLDMANRAGVGSVGVSHGVHSCDRLVSHNPLGCLDRVADLHSWLSDELSKSA from the coding sequence ATGATGAGAAGCCGATCACAATCGAAGCACCACTGGATGGTGAACTACAGCAGCTGGTTGATAGACTCAATGACGATGAATAGTTACAAACTTCTAATATTTGACTGGGACGGAACCTTGATGGACTCCGTTGACCAGATCCTCTACTGCATGAGGGCCGCCATCGGCGATCTCGAATTAGAGCCGCGTACAGGTCAACAGATCAGGGACATTATTGGTCTAGGGCTGCATGAAGCGGTCGAGACGCTCTATCCCGGTCGTGAACCTGAATTTGCGCAGGTGATGGCTGATCGCTATCGACACCATTTCCTCTCTGCCGATGTGACGGTGGCTGATCTCTTTGACGATGTTGATATTCTGCTTGAGCAGCTCCGCTCTAGTGGCTATCTGCTGGCCGTGGCGACAGGTAAGGGACGAACAGGTCTCGATAAAGTACTCAATGAGACCGGCATGGGCGCGCACTTTCACACCACACGCTGTTCTGATGAAACCCGTTCAAAGCCCCACCCGTTGATGCTGGAACAAATTATGAACGAACTTGACTGTCTGCCTGAGCAGACGTTGATGATTGGCGATAGCGAGTTCGATCTAGACATGGCTAACCGTGCCGGAGTCGGCTCGGTGGGCGTCAGTCATGGTGTTCACAGCTGTGATCGACTGGTGAGCCATAATCCACTCGGATGCCTCGATCGTGTTGCCGATCTCCATTCGTGGCTCTCTGATGAGCTGAGTAAGAGTGCCTGA
- the rluC gene encoding 23S rRNA pseudouridine(955/2504/2580) synthase RluC: MNSEVVHNRVREQTVSEEEAGQRIDNYLLRELKGVPKSRIYRILRKGEVRVNKGRIKPTYRLNVGDIVRIPPIRTSSKEGETKIKPGSLDWLEGRVLFEDKRVLVLNKPSGMAVHGGSGLSFGVIEALRAIRPDAPYLELVHRLDRETSGCLLIAKKRSALRRLHELMRTGGIDKRYLALLMGRWRGGARKIDAPLLKNSLKSGERVVRVDPQGKAADSRFIPRQIMQRASLVEVELGTGRTHQIRVHAAHVGHPIAGDTKYGDETFNGALRERGLKRLFLHAYRLSFTLGDDEKPITIEAPLDGELQQLVDRLNDDE, from the coding sequence ATGAATAGCGAGGTTGTCCATAATCGAGTCCGAGAGCAGACCGTTTCCGAGGAGGAGGCGGGGCAGCGCATCGACAATTATCTGTTGCGTGAGCTCAAGGGAGTACCCAAAAGCCGTATATACCGAATCCTGCGCAAGGGTGAGGTGCGAGTTAATAAAGGCCGCATCAAGCCGACATATCGTCTGAACGTCGGTGATATTGTGCGTATTCCGCCTATTCGAACTAGCAGTAAAGAGGGCGAGACGAAGATCAAACCGGGAAGTCTCGACTGGCTCGAAGGACGTGTGCTGTTCGAAGATAAGCGGGTGCTGGTGCTCAACAAACCGAGCGGCATGGCGGTTCATGGGGGCAGTGGTCTTAGTTTCGGTGTGATTGAAGCGCTACGCGCAATACGACCCGATGCCCCTTATCTGGAGCTGGTACACCGGCTCGATCGTGAGACTTCAGGCTGTCTGCTGATCGCGAAGAAGCGCTCAGCGCTGCGCCGACTCCATGAGCTAATGCGCACGGGTGGCATCGATAAACGTTATCTGGCCCTGCTAATGGGACGGTGGCGGGGTGGGGCACGGAAGATCGATGCACCGCTACTGAAAAATAGCCTCAAGAGTGGTGAGCGGGTGGTACGGGTCGATCCGCAGGGCAAGGCGGCCGATAGTCGCTTTATCCCGCGGCAGATTATGCAGAGGGCTAGCCTGGTAGAGGTTGAACTGGGAACCGGTCGTACCCATCAAATCAGGGTCCACGCCGCCCATGTGGGCCACCCTATCGCGGGTGATACGAAGTATGGCGATGAGACGTTTAATGGTGCATTGCGTGAGCGGGGGCTTAAACGACTCTTTCTGCACGCCTACAGACTGAGTTTTACGCTCGGTGATGATGAGAAGCCGATCACAATCGAAGCACCACTGGATGGTGAACTACAGCAGCTGGTTGATAGACTCAATGACGATGAATAG
- the rne gene encoding ribonuclease E, producing the protein MKRLLVNATQPEELRVAIVDGQRLYDLDIETATREQKKSNIYKGRVTRVEPSLEAAFIDYGAERHGFLPLKEIARSYFAEEATSGGGRVNIKDAIKEGQEVVVQIEKEERGNKGAALTTFISLAGRFLVLMPNNPRAGGVSRRIEGEDRSELRDAMSQLEIPEGMGLIVRTAGVGRSAEELQWDLDYLINLWTAIEKAASERAASFLIYQESNVIIRALRDNMRGDVGEILVDDQATYDEAHEFMSHVMPNNLSKLKLYQNAVPLFTRYQIESQIETAFNREVRLPSGGSIVIDPTEALISIDINSARATKGSDIEETALNTNVEAADEIARQLRLRDIGGLIVIDFIDMSPTRNQREVENRLRDALKMDRARVQVGRISRFGLLEMSRQRLRPSLGESSQDVCPRCSGQGTVRGVESLALAVLRLFEENAMKEKTGQLQAQLPVDVATFLLNEKRDAISTVEKRYGVALLIIPNPNMQTPQYEVTRIRSHEMPEQSDASYKMATAAEEEAPVAKRVEEKVTLEEPAVKRINQTAPKPEAKKIEPVEQPSSPGIIRRLFSNLFSPAKPEVKEEEEKKSRPSRNRGGRRNSGRGEGDSGRGQQRNRGQGGNRNKGDEKRGQGKPQGQRDNKEKQSAKKVESADGQPKNDAQNEARPQKEGSGSRRGRRGGRRRRGGGGNTQNKNEENSQSSENSNEQPQQSSNKPADTEKPARDNKPKRNDSAAGIKQESEQCCRSKVGRST; encoded by the coding sequence ATGAAACGATTACTGGTGAATGCCACGCAGCCCGAAGAGCTGCGCGTGGCCATCGTGGATGGCCAACGTCTTTACGACCTCGATATCGAGACCGCAACAAGGGAACAGAAAAAATCGAATATCTACAAGGGTAGAGTTACCCGAGTAGAGCCCAGCCTTGAGGCTGCGTTTATCGATTACGGCGCTGAGCGCCACGGCTTCCTCCCCCTCAAAGAGATCGCACGCAGCTACTTCGCTGAAGAAGCCACCTCGGGTGGTGGGCGCGTCAACATTAAGGATGCGATCAAAGAGGGGCAGGAAGTTGTTGTCCAGATCGAAAAAGAGGAGCGCGGCAACAAGGGCGCTGCGCTAACTACCTTTATTAGTCTTGCGGGCCGTTTTCTGGTCCTGATGCCCAACAATCCCCGTGCGGGCGGTGTCTCACGCCGTATCGAAGGTGAGGATCGCAGCGAACTGCGCGATGCGATGAGTCAGCTTGAAATTCCAGAAGGAATGGGACTGATCGTGCGCACCGCCGGTGTTGGACGTTCTGCCGAGGAGCTGCAGTGGGACCTCGACTACCTGATCAATCTCTGGACTGCGATCGAGAAGGCCGCTTCTGAGCGCGCCGCCTCATTCCTGATCTATCAGGAGAGCAACGTCATTATCCGCGCGCTGCGTGACAACATGCGTGGTGATGTGGGTGAGATTCTGGTCGACGACCAGGCCACCTACGACGAGGCACATGAGTTCATGTCCCACGTCATGCCGAACAACCTCTCCAAACTCAAGCTCTATCAGAATGCCGTCCCCCTCTTCACGCGCTATCAGATCGAGTCACAGATCGAGACCGCCTTCAATCGTGAGGTTCGTCTCCCTTCGGGCGGCTCCATCGTCATCGACCCGACCGAGGCACTGATCTCTATCGATATCAACTCGGCTCGCGCCACCAAAGGTAGCGATATCGAGGAGACGGCCCTCAATACTAACGTCGAAGCGGCCGATGAGATCGCCCGTCAGCTACGACTGCGCGATATTGGCGGCCTGATCGTTATCGACTTCATCGACATGAGCCCAACCCGTAACCAACGTGAGGTTGAGAATCGCCTCCGTGACGCACTGAAGATGGACCGCGCACGCGTGCAGGTCGGTCGTATCTCACGCTTCGGTCTGCTGGAGATGTCACGTCAACGTCTGCGCCCCTCACTGGGTGAATCGAGTCAGGATGTCTGCCCGCGCTGTAGCGGTCAGGGTACGGTACGTGGCGTTGAATCACTGGCTCTCGCGGTGCTGAGACTCTTTGAAGAGAACGCGATGAAGGAGAAGACCGGGCAGTTACAGGCGCAGCTACCAGTCGACGTTGCCACCTTCCTGCTCAATGAGAAGCGTGATGCAATCAGCACTGTTGAAAAGCGTTACGGCGTTGCATTACTGATTATTCCTAATCCCAATATGCAGACACCACAGTACGAGGTGACCCGCATCCGCAGCCACGAGATGCCTGAGCAGAGCGATGCTAGCTATAAAATGGCAACCGCTGCTGAAGAGGAGGCCCCGGTCGCCAAGCGAGTCGAGGAGAAGGTCACTCTCGAAGAGCCTGCAGTCAAACGAATCAATCAGACAGCACCCAAACCAGAAGCGAAGAAGATCGAACCTGTCGAACAACCGAGCAGCCCCGGCATTATTCGTCGTCTCTTCTCCAACCTCTTCTCACCCGCCAAACCCGAGGTAAAAGAGGAAGAGGAGAAGAAGAGTCGCCCAAGCAGAAATCGTGGCGGCCGACGTAACTCAGGCCGAGGCGAAGGTGATTCTGGACGCGGCCAGCAGCGCAACCGCGGCCAGGGTGGCAATCGTAACAAGGGTGACGAGAAGCGTGGCCAGGGTAAACCGCAAGGACAGAGGGATAACAAGGAGAAGCAGAGCGCGAAGAAAGTAGAGAGCGCCGATGGCCAGCCAAAAAATGACGCACAGAACGAAGCTCGTCCACAGAAGGAGGGCTCCGGCTCACGTCGTGGTCGTCGCGGAGGACGTCGTCGTCGTGGCGGTGGTGGAAACACCCAGAACAAGAACGAAGAGAACAGCCAGAGCAGCGAGAACAGTAACGAGCAGCCACAACAATCGTCGAATAAACCTGCCGACACTGAGAAACCAGCTCGCGACAATAAACCCAAGCGTAACGACAGCGCCGCCGGAATCAAACAGGAGAGCGAGCAATGCTGCCGCAGCAAGGTAGGTAGAAGCACGTAG
- a CDS encoding low molecular weight protein-tyrosine-phosphatase produces the protein MSRDGQEESIEIDSAGTHAYHVGKGPDGRAEEAAGRRGFDLSPLRARTVKPDDFHQFDYILAMDSSNYDDLIAICPAGQEHRVKMFLEFAPQVSETEVPDPYYGGHSGFEHARPG, from the coding sequence GTGAGTCGTGATGGCCAAGAGGAGTCAATTGAGATCGACTCTGCGGGCACGCATGCCTATCACGTTGGTAAGGGACCCGATGGGCGAGCCGAGGAGGCGGCAGGTAGACGAGGTTTTGATCTCAGTCCGCTCAGGGCGAGAACGGTGAAGCCGGATGACTTTCACCAGTTCGACTACATCCTGGCGATGGATAGCAGTAACTACGATGACTTGATTGCGATCTGTCCTGCCGGTCAGGAACACCGGGTCAAGATGTTTCTCGAGTTTGCACCCCAGGTGAGTGAAACTGAGGTGCCTGATCCCTACTACGGCGGTCACAGCGGTTTTGAGCATGCTCGACCTGGTTGA
- a CDS encoding pilin has product MSRQTGFTLIELVIVIVILGILAAYAVPKYMELDKEARISVVEGLEGSLRASSDMVHALALAKETTGASTTLDIGPSTIDVSNGFAQPTSAGIGTTIVDLSGFDIVTTVADTISFQKKGAPTPGDCQATYVYDDSTPGNYPAISRTTSGC; this is encoded by the coding sequence ATGAGCAGGCAGACTGGTTTCACTTTGATCGAGTTAGTGATTGTGATTGTTATTTTGGGAATATTGGCGGCCTATGCAGTGCCCAAATATATGGAACTCGACAAAGAGGCGCGGATTTCGGTTGTAGAGGGATTGGAGGGAAGTTTGAGGGCCTCATCCGACATGGTTCATGCGCTGGCTCTGGCAAAAGAGACAACCGGTGCCTCGACAACTCTGGATATTGGGCCCAGCACTATTGATGTGAGCAATGGGTTTGCACAGCCTACTTCTGCAGGAATCGGTACAACGATTGTCGATCTGAGTGGTTTTGATATCGTCACAACTGTTGCAGACACCATCTCATTCCAGAAAAAGGGGGCGCCTACCCCTGGTGACTGTCAGGCTACCTACGTCTATGACGATTCAACACCAGGCAACTACCCTGCAATATCCCGCACTACCTCAGGCTGTTGA
- a CDS encoding c-type cytochrome — protein sequence MSETFTKSMARNIFYGGSLFFFLLFLALTFDTMGSLPQRDNRENLTPQVALGKTVWEENNCIGCHTLLGEGAYFAPELGNVYTRFGNSKEAIIGFIKSRPAEGIPGRRSMPQFNLSDEELEAIAEFLKYTSEINTAGWPPNIQG from the coding sequence ATGAGCGAAACGTTCACAAAATCGATGGCCAGAAACATATTTTATGGAGGGAGTCTCTTCTTCTTCCTGCTGTTTCTGGCTCTAACCTTCGACACCATGGGGTCACTACCCCAGCGAGATAATCGTGAAAACCTTACCCCGCAGGTGGCGTTAGGTAAGACGGTCTGGGAGGAGAATAACTGCATCGGTTGTCACACCCTTCTCGGCGAAGGTGCCTACTTCGCTCCAGAGCTGGGTAACGTCTACACACGCTTTGGCAACAGTAAAGAAGCGATCATCGGCTTCATCAAGAGCCGTCCTGCCGAGGGCATTCCCGGACGCCGCAGCATGCCGCAGTTCAATCTCTCTGATGAGGAGCTAGAGGCTATCGCCGAGTTCCTGAAGTACACCTCAGAGATCAACACTGCTGGCTGGCCGCCAAACATTCAGGGTTAA
- a CDS encoding cbb3-type cytochrome c oxidase subunit I, which translates to MQYQSQSVAKPYFIAAIGLFIGQILFGLILGLQYVMGDFLFPEIPFNVARMVHTNLLIVWLLFGFMGAAYYLVPEESETELFSPKLALGLFWIFLIAGALTILGYLLVPYSGLAQMTGNALLPTMGREFLEQPTITKIGIVIVALGFLFNIAMTVLKGRKTVVSLVMLIGLVGLAVFFLFAFYNPDNLVKDKFFWWWTVHLWVEGVWELILGSILAFVLIKVTGVDREIIEKWLYIIIAMTLITGIVGTGHHYFWIGTPEYWQWWGSIFSALEPIPFFMMTIFAFNMVNKRRREHPNKVATLWALGTAVMAFLGAGVWGFLHTLAPVNFYTHGTQITAAHGHMAFYGAYVMIVLTMISYAMPMLRGRAAANSAKSQVLEMWSFWLMTVAIVFITLFLTGAGILQVWLQRLPETGAMSFMQAQDNIAIFYWLREIAGLVFIVGLGCYVASFFVGSDEAEATTVS; encoded by the coding sequence ATGCAATATCAGTCACAATCCGTCGCCAAGCCCTACTTCATTGCGGCTATCGGCCTTTTCATCGGTCAGATCCTTTTCGGTCTGATCCTTGGATTGCAGTATGTCATGGGAGACTTCCTCTTCCCTGAGATCCCCTTCAACGTGGCCCGCATGGTCCACACCAACCTGCTGATCGTCTGGTTACTGTTTGGCTTTATGGGTGCCGCCTACTATCTGGTGCCCGAGGAGTCGGAGACCGAACTGTTCAGTCCTAAACTGGCACTGGGTCTGTTCTGGATCTTCCTCATTGCCGGTGCACTGACCATTCTCGGTTACCTGCTGGTGCCCTACTCGGGTCTGGCACAGATGACCGGCAACGCACTGCTACCCACCATGGGCCGTGAGTTCCTCGAGCAACCAACCATTACCAAGATCGGTATCGTGATTGTTGCCCTTGGCTTCCTCTTCAATATCGCTATGACGGTACTGAAGGGTCGTAAGACAGTCGTCTCGCTGGTGATGCTGATCGGTCTGGTTGGTCTGGCGGTCTTCTTCCTCTTCGCCTTCTACAATCCTGACAACCTGGTCAAGGACAAGTTCTTCTGGTGGTGGACCGTTCACCTCTGGGTAGAGGGCGTCTGGGAGCTGATCCTCGGTTCAATCCTCGCCTTCGTCCTGATCAAGGTCACCGGCGTGGATCGCGAGATCATCGAGAAGTGGCTCTACATCATCATCGCCATGACCCTGATCACCGGCATCGTCGGTACCGGTCACCACTACTTCTGGATCGGAACACCGGAGTACTGGCAGTGGTGGGGCTCAATCTTCTCCGCACTGGAGCCGATTCCCTTCTTCATGATGACCATCTTCGCCTTCAACATGGTGAACAAGCGTCGCCGCGAGCACCCCAACAAGGTTGCAACCCTGTGGGCACTCGGTACTGCGGTCATGGCGTTCCTCGGCGCAGGCGTATGGGGCTTCCTCCACACCCTCGCACCGGTGAACTTCTACACCCACGGTACGCAGATCACAGCAGCACACGGCCACATGGCCTTCTACGGTGCCTACGTGATGATCGTGTTGACGATGATCTCCTACGCGATGCCGATGCTGCGAGGTCGTGCAGCGGCCAACAGCGCCAAATCGCAGGTACTGGAGATGTGGTCGTTCTGGCTGATGACGGTGGCAATCGTCTTCATCACCCTGTTCCTCACCGGTGCTGGCATCCTGCAGGTTTGGCTGCAGCGTCTACCAGAGACAGGGGCGATGTCCTTCATGCAGGCCCAGGACAACATCGCCATCTTCTACTGGCTGCGTGAGATTGCCGGACTGGTCTTCATCGTCGGACTCGGTTGTTATGTTGCCAGCTTCTTTGTTGGCAGCGATGAGGCTGAGGCGACTACCGTTTCATAA
- a CDS encoding cytochrome C oxidase subunit IV family protein, producing MMSILKPRPCTVIWLLLMVLTLITYSAAPFGLSSQQLVLAVLLIALLKAQLVVDFFMGVRHARAGWRLLMGGYLLLLGALITSAFLLTTA from the coding sequence ATGATGTCTATACTCAAACCACGCCCCTGTACCGTGATCTGGCTACTGCTGATGGTGTTGACGCTGATCACCTACTCGGCTGCCCCATTCGGCCTGAGTAGCCAGCAGCTGGTACTGGCCGTACTGCTGATTGCGCTGCTCAAGGCGCAGCTGGTGGTCGATTTCTTTATGGGCGTGCGCCACGCGCGTGCTGGCTGGCGACTGCTCATGGGTGGCTACCTACTGCTGCTTGGTGCACTGATCACCAGCGCCTTTCTACTGACAACCGCTTAA
- a CDS encoding CbbQ/NirQ/NorQ/GpvN family protein, translated as MEAGVVKTQDEIAQDDLPFYKHQGDEVRLFEHAYKHQLPVLIKGPTGCGKTRFVAHMAARLGRPLYTVACHDDLTAADLVGRYLIGEGSTYWSDGPLTRAVREGAICYLDEVVEARKDTTVVLHPLSDDRRILPIERTGETLEAPPGFMLVVSYNPGYQNLLKGMKPSTRQRFVGMRFSYPAAEHEKEILIGETGIDALLATRLVALANALRSLKDHDLEEAASTRLLVYTATLIKGGYEPLEACRAALVEPLTDDLETVDALMEVVYATFGR; from the coding sequence ATGGAAGCCGGTGTTGTTAAGACCCAGGATGAGATCGCACAGGATGATCTGCCCTTCTATAAACATCAGGGCGATGAGGTACGGCTCTTTGAGCACGCCTACAAACATCAGCTACCGGTCCTTATCAAGGGACCGACCGGTTGTGGCAAGACGCGTTTTGTCGCTCACATGGCAGCGCGTCTTGGACGTCCACTCTACACCGTCGCCTGCCACGATGATCTCACCGCCGCCGATCTGGTCGGTCGCTATCTGATTGGTGAGGGCAGCACCTACTGGAGCGACGGCCCCTTGACCCGCGCCGTACGCGAAGGGGCGATCTGCTATCTCGACGAGGTGGTCGAGGCGCGCAAGGACACCACCGTGGTGCTGCATCCCCTCTCCGATGATCGTCGCATCCTGCCGATTGAGCGCACCGGCGAAACACTCGAGGCACCGCCCGGTTTCATGCTGGTGGTCTCCTACAACCCCGGCTACCAGAACCTGCTCAAGGGGATGAAACCCTCCACCCGGCAGCGCTTTGTCGGCATGCGTTTCAGCTATCCCGCTGCCGAGCATGAGAAGGAGATCCTGATCGGCGAGACCGGTATTGATGCCCTGCTCGCCACCCGCCTGGTGGCACTGGCCAACGCACTTCGCTCACTCAAGGATCACGATCTTGAGGAGGCCGCCTCGACCCGTCTGCTGGTCTACACCGCCACCCTGATCAAGGGTGGTTACGAGCCACTGGAGGCGTGTCGCGCCGCACTGGTCGAGCCACTGACCGATGATCTCGAAACCGTCGATGCACTGATGGAAGTGGTCTATGCCACATTCGGACGCTAA